A segment of the Acidimicrobiales bacterium genome:
GGGCGGTGTGGCGGCGTTCGTCGCCGGGGTGTGGGCCGGGCTGGCCTGGGGGGGCACCGGCCAGGTGCCGCTCCTGATCTCGGGGATCGCCGCCGGGGTGCTCGCGGTGGTGCTCGCCGCCGGCGGGGCGCGCCTGGAGGGGGCAGCGGGTCGCCACGTACGCTCGGCGTGACGCCCCTGTAGCTCAGGCGGACAGAGCAGCGGCCTTCTAAGCCGACGGTCGGGGGTTCGAATCCTCCCAGGGGCGCCGAGCAGCACGTCAGCGCCAGGTGGCCGAGCTACGCGCCTGGCACGATTGACCCGTGAAGGTCTTCGTCCGCGTCCCGTGCGAGCGGGCATGAGCCGCACCCTCACGTCGCTGCCGGCGGCCGACGGCTTCCGCATGCCGGCGGAGTTCGAGCCCCACGCCGGCACGTGGATGGCGTGGCCGGAGCGGCCCGACAACTGGCGCCTCGGGGCCAAGCCGGCCCAGGAGGCCTTCGCCCGCGTGGCCGAGGTGATCGCCGAGAGCGAGCCGGTGACCATGGCGGTGAGCGACCGGCAGTTCGACCACGCCCGCAGCGTCCTCTCGCCGGCCGTCCGCGTCGCCGAGCTGTCCACGAACGACTCGTGGATGCGCGACATCGGCCCCACGTTCGTGGTCGACGGCCGGGGCGGCCTGCGGGGGGTCGACTGGGTGTTCAATGCCTGGGGAGGGCTCGACGGTGGCCTGTACTTCCCGTGGGACCTCGACGACCGGGCCGCCCGGAAGGTGCTCGAGATCGAGCGGGCCGACCGCTACCGGGCGCCGCTGGTGCTGGAGGGCGGCTCGATCCACGTCGACGGGGAGGGAACCCTCCTCACCACCGAGGAGTGCCTGCTCAACCCCAACCGCAACCCGTCGCTCACCCGCCAGGAGATCGAGCGGCACCTCCGTGACCACCTGGGGGTGGAGAAGGTGGTGTGGCTCGGCGCCGGGGTGTTCGGCGACGAGACCGACGGCCACGTCGACAACCTGTGCTGCTTCGTCCGGCCCGGGGTGGTGGCGCTCACCTGGACCGACGACACGAGCGATCCGCAGCACGCCATCTCGCTCGACGCCCGGCGCCGGCTGGAGGCGGCCACCGACGCCCGGGGCCGCTCCTTCGAGGTCCACCTGCTGCCCTCGCCGGGGCCGCTGCCGATCACCGACGAGGAGTCGGGCGGGGTCGACGCCGTGGTGGGCACGATGCCTCGCCGCGCGGGCGATCGGCTGGCCGGCTCGTACGTCAACCTCTCCATCGCCAACACCCGGATCGTGCTGCCCCTGCTCGACGAGCGCCACGACGACCGAGCCCGCGACGTGGTGGCCGCCCTGTTCCCCGACCGGCAGGTGGTCGGCGTGCCGGCCCGGGAGATCCTCCTCGGTGGGGGCAACGTGCACTGCATCACCCAGCAGGTCCCGGCGGCGTAGGCGGTCGCCGTGCGCATCGTCGTCGCCCTCGGCGGCAACGCCCTGCTGCGGCGGGGCGAGGCCATGACGGCCGACAACCAGCGGCACAACGTCCGGGTGGCCTGCGAGGCGCTGGCCCCCCTGGCCCGGGCGCACCAGCTGGTGGTGAGCCACGGCAACGGCCCCCAGGTGGGGCTGCTCGCCCTGCAGGGCGCCGCGTACGGCGAGGTGGAGACGTACCCGCTCGACGTGCTCGACGCCCAGACCGAGGGGATGATCGGGTACCTCATCGAGCAGGAGCTGGGGAACCTGCTCCCCTCCGGCGCCGAGCTGGCGACCATCCTCACCATGGTCGAGGTCGACCCTGCCGACCCTGCGTTCGGCGACCCCGGCAAGCCGATCGGCCCCGTCTACACCCGCGAGCAGGCGGATCGGCTCGTGGCCGAGCGGGGGTGGGCCGTGAAGCCCGACGGCAGCGGCTTCCGCCGGGTCGTTCCCTCGCCCCTCCCGCAGCGGATCTTCGAGCTCCGGCCGGTCCTGTGGCTGTTGGAGCGGGGCTGCGTGGTGATCTGCGCCGGCGGCGGCGGCATCCCCACCCGGCGCGAGGAGGGGTCGAGCGGTCCGGCCGGGCGCCGGCTCACCGGGGTGGAGGCGGTGATCGACAAGGACCGGGCCAGCGCCCTGCTGGCCCGCGACCTGGCCGCCGACGTGTTCGTGATGGCCACCGACGTCGACGGGGTCTACGAGGGGTGGGGTGGTCCGGGGGCACGGCGCATCCGCCGGGCCCACCCGGGCTCGCTCGACCCCTCCGCGTTCGCGGCCGGTTCGATGGGCCCCAAGGTCGAGGCCGCCGTCGACTTCGCGTCCCGCACCGGCGGCCTGGCGGGGATCGGGTCGCTGGCCGACGTGGCCGCCATCGTGCGAGGCGAGGCCGGCACCGTGGTGACGACCGCGGCCATCGGCATCGAGTGGGCCTGACCCTGCCGATCCGGTCCTACGGGGTGGGTGTCGCGTCGCCGATGGCGTCCAGGCGCTCGGCCCGGTAGACGATCCAGGTGGGGCCGCCGTCGACTCGCAGGGTGAACACCGGGTCCCCGTCCTGGCCGTCCTCGGCGGGCACGACCTCCACGATCTGGGCCGAGAGCCCCTCGGGCCGGCCGGCGAGGGCGCCGTCGACGATCAGCACGTTGCCGTTCGACAGCCGGTCGGCGTCGCCCACGAACCCGGCGAAGGCGGGCTGGCCGTCCACCACCGAGCGGTGCTCCCACAGCTGCTCGACCCACCAGCCGGCGGGGTCGGTCGCCTCGTCGTGCACCCGCAGCAGCACCGCCCGGCTCTGCGAGGGCTCCGGCCCTCCGGCCTGGGTGGTGCCCGGTCGGAGGTTGCCGTTGTCGTACAGCAGGATCGTGCCGTCGGGCTGCACCTCGGGCGCGTGCTGGTGGCGGGGCCACGTGGCGCCCTCCCCGAGCCTCAGGGTGCCGTTCGGCCCGAGCCGCCAGATCAGCTCGCCGTCGTCGGGCCCGCCTCGCCGGATCGCCAGGATCGAGTCGAGGTGACGCACCGAGACCAGCAGGGCGTCGCGGGTCTCGTCGAGCACCACCGCGTTGGCGTGGGTCCAGTCCCGAGGGCCCTCGCCTCCGCGGCCGTACATCCAGTTCGGGAACACGTTGGCGAAGGGGAGGCCGCACACCCCGGCCGGTGAGGGGTCGGTCACGGGGTCGAAGTAGTCGAACAGGCTCCACCGCCGCACCACGTCGCCGCTGTCGGGGTCGAACTCCACCACCTGGTCGCCGATCAGGTCGTAGGAGCCGTCGAAGGTGGCGGGATCCTCGCCGCAGCGGGGCCCCTCGAAGCCCGGCACCGTGCGCAGCTCGGTGGAGAGGATGGCGTGGTCCCCGTCGGGGAGCACCGTGTGCTCGTGGTGCATGGAGTCGACGTCGACCACCACGGCCTGGTCGCCCACGATGGGACGGCCGAAGGCGTCCTCCTCCAGGGGGCCGCCGGCGGCGACGAGCCGGCCGGTCCACTCCCGCACCACCTGCCCGCTCCAGTCGATCTCCCGTGCCGCGGTGTCGTTGTACTCGTACAGCAGGTTGCCGTTCTCGAGCTGGCGGACGTCGCCGATCGGGTGGGGTGCCCGGTGGAACCAGACCACCTCGCCGGTGGCGTCCACCGCCACCAGCGTGCCCTCGTCGCGGGGCTCCTCGCCGGGTGGGCCCACGTCGATCAGGTTGAACAGGGTCACGCCGGGGGCCATGCGGGTGGGGTCCGAGGTCACGGTGAAGGGCGGGAGCCCCTCGGGGAGGGGTGGGGTGCGCACGAGGAGAGGCTCCTCGTCGTCCCGGGGCTCGTCGCCGGCGGCGCCGACCTCCACCTCGTACTCGGTGTCGGGGTGCAGCCCGACGAGCACCAGGCGGTGGTCGGTGGCCGGCTCGGTCGACCCGGCCCGGACCTCGTGGCCGCCGCCGCGGGCGACCACCTCGATCCCGACGTCGGTGTCGGAGCCGGCCCGGACCTCTGCCGCCAGCGTGTCGTCGCCGACGACCACCGACACGTCCCGGAGGCCCTCGCTGCCCTCTGCGGGGGAGGTGCAGGAGGCGAGCAGGGCGACCGCGGCCAGGGCGGCCGCCGAGGCGAGCGTCGACGTCAGGGCCCGGGTCCGAGTCACCCCGACGTTCTAGCGGCCGGCGCGGGCCTTCGCGCCGTCGGAGGCGCCATCAGTCGATGCGGTAGGGGATCACCACCTCGGTGCGCGGCACCTCGCCGGCGGTGGGGTCGTTGAGGTAGTGCTCCCAGCCCATCTCCGTGGGCGTCCCGCCGTGGGCCTCGATCCAGGCCGTCACGGCCTCGTAGGCCGCGCCGACGGCGTCGTAGGGCCCCTCGTGCAGGGTGACGGCGGCCGGGCCGGCGGGGAGGGCCGAGGCCTCGACCCGCCCCTCCGGCTCCACCCGCCCGGTCACGGCCACGCCGGCCTCGACGTC
Coding sequences within it:
- the aguA gene encoding agmatine deiminase, yielding MSRTLTSLPAADGFRMPAEFEPHAGTWMAWPERPDNWRLGAKPAQEAFARVAEVIAESEPVTMAVSDRQFDHARSVLSPAVRVAELSTNDSWMRDIGPTFVVDGRGGLRGVDWVFNAWGGLDGGLYFPWDLDDRAARKVLEIERADRYRAPLVLEGGSIHVDGEGTLLTTEECLLNPNRNPSLTRQEIERHLRDHLGVEKVVWLGAGVFGDETDGHVDNLCCFVRPGVVALTWTDDTSDPQHAISLDARRRLEAATDARGRSFEVHLLPSPGPLPITDEESGGVDAVVGTMPRRAGDRLAGSYVNLSIANTRIVLPLLDERHDDRARDVVAALFPDRQVVGVPAREILLGGGNVHCITQQVPAA
- the arcC gene encoding carbamate kinase, which codes for MRIVVALGGNALLRRGEAMTADNQRHNVRVACEALAPLARAHQLVVSHGNGPQVGLLALQGAAYGEVETYPLDVLDAQTEGMIGYLIEQELGNLLPSGAELATILTMVEVDPADPAFGDPGKPIGPVYTREQADRLVAERGWAVKPDGSGFRRVVPSPLPQRIFELRPVLWLLERGCVVICAGGGGIPTRREEGSSGPAGRRLTGVEAVIDKDRASALLARDLAADVFVMATDVDGVYEGWGGPGARRIRRAHPGSLDPSAFAAGSMGPKVEAAVDFASRTGGLAGIGSLADVAAIVRGEAGTVVTTAAIGIEWA
- a CDS encoding aryl-sulfate sulfotransferase, with protein sequence MTRTRALTSTLASAAALAAVALLASCTSPAEGSEGLRDVSVVVGDDTLAAEVRAGSDTDVGIEVVARGGGHEVRAGSTEPATDHRLVLVGLHPDTEYEVEVGAAGDEPRDDEEPLLVRTPPLPEGLPPFTVTSDPTRMAPGVTLFNLIDVGPPGEEPRDEGTLVAVDATGEVVWFHRAPHPIGDVRQLENGNLLYEYNDTAAREIDWSGQVVREWTGRLVAAGGPLEEDAFGRPIVGDQAVVVDVDSMHHEHTVLPDGDHAILSTELRTVPGFEGPRCGEDPATFDGSYDLIGDQVVEFDPDSGDVVRRWSLFDYFDPVTDPSPAGVCGLPFANVFPNWMYGRGGEGPRDWTHANAVVLDETRDALLVSVRHLDSILAIRRGGPDDGELIWRLGPNGTLRLGEGATWPRHQHAPEVQPDGTILLYDNGNLRPGTTQAGGPEPSQSRAVLLRVHDEATDPAGWWVEQLWEHRSVVDGQPAFAGFVGDADRLSNGNVLIVDGALAGRPEGLSAQIVEVVPAEDGQDGDPVFTLRVDGGPTWIVYRAERLDAIGDATPTP
- a CDS encoding GyrI-like domain-containing protein, producing the protein MRYEVEGRELAEQPTAVVRARDVGVEEIGPFVGGAFGEVFGLLGRSGIAPAGPPFARYTLAGDGRFDVEAGVAVTGRVEPEGRVEASALPAGPAAVTLHEGPYDAVGAAYEAVTAWIEAHGGTPTEMGWEHYLNDPTAGEVPRTEVVIPYRID